One Nitrospinaceae bacterium genomic window, TCTCGGCTATCCGCATTGAGGCCGAGGCTCAGCGAGCAGGGGAAGTCTCAAAAACCCTTTCTCGTTTTCCGGATATGGGTGAGAAGGAGCATCAGGCCATTGAGGCCATGTCGCGTGCCATCGTGAATAAGTTACTTCATCGCCCATTTGATGTTTTGAAGAAAATGGCGGACGAGGAGATGGGTGACGATTCTTTGTCGATCGTTCAGCGCCTTTTTGGTGTGGAGCCCGAAGATGACGAGTCGGACTCTGAAAAGGATGGTGGTAAATGATAGAAAAGCTTCGCCTCGGTACTCGTGGAAGTGCTCTTGCACTCGCCCAATCGAGGCAAATGGCCGCTCGAATTAAGAATGAAAATCCAGGTCTTGAAGTAGAGGAGATTATCATCCGTACACGGGGAGATGAAATCCTCGATGCTGCACTTCATGAGGTTGGCGGTAAAGGATTGTTTGTCACGGAAATAGAAGAGCAGCTTCTCGATGGCCGAATTGATCTTGCCGTCCACAGCTTGAAGGATCTTCCTGGTGATCTTCCTGCCGGTTTGAAACTCGGAGCAGTTCCTGAGCGAGAGGAGCCTTGGGATGTGCTTGTCTCCCGTGGTGGCGAGTCTATACGTGGTCTGCCCCCTGGGAGCCGTGTTGGAACGAGTAGCCTTCGCCGCCAGGCGCAACTCAAGCGATATCGAAATGACCTTGATGTGGTCGATCTTAGGGGGAATGTCGATACCCGTCTTCGTAAGGTGTCCGAGGGTGAGGTTGCTGGAGCTATTCTTGCAGCGGCGGGTTTGAATCGGCTAGGGCATGGAGAGCGTGTGACTGAACGCCTCGCGCCCGAGTTGATGCTTCCCGCTGTCGGACAAGGTGCTCTTGGCCTTGAGGTGAGAGAGGGCGATTCGGGTACAATGGCGGCGCTTGCGGGGCTTGACCATGAGCCCACTCGCCAGGCAGTGGCAGCGGAGCGTAGTGTCATGGCGTATCTTGAAGGGGGGTGCCAGGTGCCACTAGCCGCATTCGCCGAATTCAGGGGCGATGTATTGCACCTAAGAGGTATTGTTGCGAGCCTTGATGGTCAACGAGTGATTCAAGCCGAACAAGAGTGTGCACCAGAGGAAGGTATTGTCGCGGGAGAGATGTTGGCTCGCCAGCTTTTAGAGTTGGGCGGAGGAAAAATTCTCCAGGAGATTCGGAATGTATGAGACCGGTGTTGTTTATTTGGCGGGTACCGGCATCGGTGATCCGTCCATGCTCACCGTTCGCTGTCTAGAAGTGCTGGAGCGTGCCGAAGTAATAATTTTCGAATCCAGTCTATCTGACGACATTCAGGAACTCTTCCCCGTTGGTTGTGAGCGCATCTCCCTTGAGCCAGGAGACGGCAGTGCGAGCAGCGTTCTTGTGGATCGCGCCGAGGAAGGCAAGTCAGTTGTGCGACTTTATTGGGGTGATCCCTATAATTGGGGGGGGAGCGTTGATGAGGCTAAGGCGTTGACCCGCGAAGGAATCCCTTTCGAGGTTGTTCCGGGAATGATGCCTCCTCTAGCCGCTGCCACTTTTGCAGGTATACCACTTAAAGCAAATTCGGAGGCTGGCGGGATCACCGTTTTAAGATATCCGCTGCTCGATGGTGTCCGTTTGCGAGATAGCGCTTGTTGTCAATTGGCGAGTGAGGGCGGCACCCTTGTCTTTATGACGAATTCTGATTCAATTGTTGGTCTTAGATCTGAACTGATTGCGGGAGGTGTTTCAGCCTCTGTTCCTGTTGCTATTGTTGAGGGGGGAGGTGCGCCCTCGCAGCGTGTGATCGAATCTGTTCTTGGGTCTGTGCCGGATGCCAGCGAAGTGGGTATTCCTGCAGCACCTTGTGTTGTCATAGTGGGGGAGGTGGCTCGTCTCCGGTGGGAACTCAACTGGTTTGAGGGAAGGCCTTTGCACGGGCGACGCATTCTAATTACTCGTCCGAGGGAGCAGGCGGATCGTTTCGCCCGAGTGCTGGACGAATTGGGGGTCGATTCGATTGTTGCACCGACGATTCGAATCATGCCCCCTGATGATTGGGGTCCTCTTGACGCTGCGATTAGCGAACTCGATTCTTATGATTGGGTGATTTTTACGAGTGCGAACGGTGTGCGATTCTTTGCAGAGCGACTTCTGTCGTCGGGTCTGGATTCGAGGTCGTTTGCAAAAGGTGTGAAGATCCTAGCCATAGGCCCCGCAACTGCACACGCGCTTGAGGATGTTCTCCGCCTCAAGGCGGATGGGGTTCCAGAAACCTATGTTGCGGAAGGAATTTTGGAGATGATGTCGAACGAGGCGCTTTCTGGTAAACGGGTGCTTATTCCTAGAGCGCTGGAGGCAAGGGAAATTTTGCCCGATACCCTCTCCGAGCGGGGTGCCGTGGTTAATGTGCCACCTGCCTACCAGACCCTTTTAGCAGATGTCTCTGATGTCGAGCGTATCCGTGAGGCAATTGCTTCGGGTCGAATTGAAATGGTGACGTTCACAAGTTCTTCAACTGTACGCAATTTTGCCGAAATGCTCGGTGAGGATTTTATCGAGGCATCGATGGGGCGTGTGTTGATCGCCTCTATCGGTCCAGTCACAAGCGAAACGGCTCGTGAGGTGGGGCTTGAGCCCCATGTCGAGGCCGAGGTTTCGACTATTCCGGGGTTGGCCCGTGCAATAGTGGATTTTTACCGATTCAATCCGTCTGTGGACTGGAGTAACCCCGCCCCCTGGGTGGGAATTCATTAGGAGGAGGCAAAACATTGGCAGATTCCAACTCCCTTCTCGCAGGTGTGCGCGAAGAAGTCTCTCGCCGCACGAGGCGTACGCGTGAGACGGCAACGCTTCGGCGGATGGTCAGAGAGACCCATTTCACCGTTGATAATTTGATTTATCCTATGTTCGTGGTCGAAGGCAATGGTGTGAAGCTAGAGATATCCTCAATGCCTGGCCAGTACCAGTTTTCAGTGGATGAATTGGTGAAAGAGTGTGCTGAGGTGGTGGCGCTGAAAATTCCGGGCGTCATACTTTTCGGAATTCCTGACAAAAAGGACGATGTCGCCTCCGAGGCCTACCATAGTAATGGAGTCGTTCAGGAAGCCGTGCGAGCCCTTAAGTCGGCATATCCCGAATTGTGTGTAATCACAGACGTCTGCCTGTGTGAGTACATGGACCATGGTCATTGCGGAATTGTTGAGGGCGACAAAATTCTCAATGATCCAAGCCTTGAGCTTCTTGAGCGGACGGCGGTGAGCCATGCAGAGGCCGGAGCCGACATGATTGCTCCCTCGGACATGATGGACGGGCGCATCGGTGCGATTAGAGGCGCTCTCGATCAGGCAGGGTTCCAGCAGATACCTATCATGGCGTATTCGGCCAAATTCGCGAGCTGTTTTTATGGACCCTTTCGATTGGCGGCAGAGAGTGCTCCGTCTTTTGGCGACCGAAGTTCTTATCAAATGGACCCGGCAAACGCTAGAGAGGCTATGCGCGAAGTGGATTTTGACCTCGAGGAGGGCGCAGATATTGTAATGGTGAAGCCGGCACTCACCTATCTTGACTTGATTGCTCGGACGAGGGACCGTGTGAACGTGCCGGTTGCCGCCTACAATACCTCGGGCGAGTTCGCTATGGTGGTGGGCGCCTCCCAGCAGGGTTGGATTGACGCAGAAAGGGCCTTTATGGAAGTTCTAACCTCGATCCGTCGGGCGGGGGCCGATCTGATTCTTACCTATTTCGCGAAAGATGCGGCTCGGCGGCTTGCCGGAGATGCGAAAACACCGCTTAGTTGGATGTAAACGGGGCTAGCGATAGGTCGTACCTCTTTTTATTTTGAAGCTATTTGACCTTAATTATAGATTCACGGGGTGAAAGGAGCGTTTTCTATGCCTGATCAGGAGATAGTTATTCTCGGCGGGGCGCGTACTCCGTTTGGAACTTTTCTTGGAACACTTAAGGACCTGACGGCTACCGAGTTGGGAACAATTGCCGCTAAGGCAGCGATGGAGCGCTCGGGAGTTGAGCCCGGGATGATCGATCACACAATTGTGGGAAACGTGATTCAATCTGCCTCGGATGGGGTCTATATCGGTCGCCATGTGGCGCTTGCGGCGGGTGTTCCTCAGGATAAGCCGGGCTATTGTGTCAATCGAATGTGTGCCTCGGGCTTTCAGGCAGTCTTGAGTGGAGCCAAGGAGATTTTGACTGGAGACGCTGATTTTGTCCTCGCCGTAGGGGCCGAGAATATGAGCCTCACGCCTCACATTATTAGGAACTCTCGAACCGGCATCGGGTTGTTTCAAAACACGATGGAAGATGCTCTCCAGAATGCTTTGAGTGACAAGCAAGCCAATATTGCCATGGGTATCACGGCCGAGAATCTGGCGGAAAAATACGATTTACACAGAGAGGTGGTGGATGAATTCGCCGCGTTAAGCCAAGCGCGGGCCACCGAGGCCTGGGATAGCGGTCGCCTCGCTGAGGAATGTGTGCCCGTTGAGGTCAAGCAGCGAAAAAAGGTCATCAGCTTTGAGCGCGACGAGCATATTCGGTCCGATTCCACGGCAGAGAAACTCTCTGGTTTGCGCCCAGTTTTTAAGGAGGGAGGCGTTGTCACAGCTGGCAACTCTAGCGGCATCAACGATGGCGCTGCTGCGATGGTTGTCTCCTCGAGGGAGGCTGCCGATAAACATGGGCTCAAGCCCATCGGGCGCCTCGTCTCATGGGGGGTATCGGGTTGTGACCCCAAAATCATGGGTATCGGTCCTGCCGAGAGCAGTCGAATTGCACTTAAAAAGGCAGGGCTCGAGCTTGATGATATGGATTTGATTGAAATTAACGAGGCCTTCTCGGCGCAGTATCTGGCCGTCGAAAAAGAACTTGGCCTCGACAGAGAGAAGACCAACGTCAATGGCGGGGCCATAGCCCTGGGCCATCCGGTGGGAGCAAGTGGTGCGCGCCTCACGCTGACGACGCTGCTCGAACTCAAGCGCAGGGGGGGCAAGTATGGTCTCGCCGGTGCATGTATTGGAGGCGGCATGGGCCTTTCGCTCATCGTCGAGGCCCTCTAGAGTGCAACATGTCGCACGTAACGTTGAGTCTATTTATATCAATATGTTGTGTGGTAAACCTCAAGTGTGATGACATGCCTGGAGGGCGTGATTTTAAAAGCTATCGATGTTTTTAGATGATAAGAGATAACTCATTGAAATTTAACGATGAATAACTTGAGATTGGTAGTTGAATCCTTAGTGATTCATTCTTTTCGAATTAGGATAAAAGGGATAATCAATTTAAGCTGGGTCATGTAAGTTTTTGAAAAATAAAGGAAAAATGTTGTCATATAATAATATTTTGCTCGATATCTCGGAGAGAGTCGCAACCCTTACCTTCAATCGCCCCAAGGTGCTCAATGCCCTCGATGAGGCCACCATGGACGAGCTTTCGGATGCCATTCGAAGCGTGAGGGATAATCCGGCAGCCAAGGTGCTCATACTCACGGGGGCAGGCGATAAGGCATTCGTCGCGGGAGCCGACATCAACATGCTCGCGCGCCAAACGCCCATGAGCGCGGCCGCTCTTTCTCGCTCGGGTCAGGCGGTCTTGAACGATCTTGAATCGATGGGAAAGCCATCGATTGCGGCGGTCAACGGTTTTGCCCTCGGCGGTGGTTGTGAGGTGGCCCTGGCCTGCTCGATTCGCTACGCCTCAGAGGCCGCTCGTTTTGGCCAGCCCGAAATCAACTTAGGGATAATCCCCGGCTACGGCGGCACCCAGCGTCTTGCCCGGCTGGTCGGGCTGGGGCGCTCGCTCGAAATCAACCTCTCGGGCGACATGCTCCCTGCCGCAGAGGCCCTTCGCTTGGGGCTGGTCAACAAAGTTGTGCCCCCCGAAAAACTCATGGAAGAGGCCCGAAGCTTGGCTCTCAAGTTGGCCCAGAAAAGCGCCCCAGCGATGGAACTCATCCTCCGCGCTGCGAATCGGGGGCTCAGTGGCTCGCTCGCCGCCGGTCTTGAGCTAGAAGCCGATCTTTTTGGCATTTCGATGACCTCCAAGGATAGCCGCGAGGGGCTGGGTGCTTTCTTAGAGAAGCGCGAAGCAAATTTTCAGGATAGTTAAGAGAGGCCACTAATGGCGCAAAAGACGCGAAATTCAAGAAAACCTCGCTCCTCATCTAAACAGCGCGCCCTCGATGACGCTCTGACCGTTGTCCGGGGCCACCGAAACGGTAGTGCCGCCAAAGCGAAAAAATCCAAGAAACAACTTGAAATTAAGCGTATCGAAAAATGGCTCAAAGAAAACCTGCCGCCTCAGGGCTCCCCTGAATGGGAGGCCCTCTGCACCCAGTGCGGCGTATGCTGCTACGACAAGGTTTGGCGGGGCTCGCGCTTGATGCTTTTAAAGAGCGCCTGCTCTTTTCTCGATACCGAGACGAATCTTTGCAAATGCTATGAAGACCGCTTCGAGAACGAGCCGCTCTGCATGCCCGTTGGCGCAGAAATTATTCAAATGGGGGGCCTTCCGGGCGATTGCCCCTATGTCGAGAACCTGCCCGGCTACAGGCCGCCCCTCGTCGTGGACAAAACCATCGACGAATTTTAATCTCTCTTTTCTAAGTCCGCTCCGGCGACTTCGCCCAACTGGTAGCCATGCCGAAGACACCCTCAACCGAATCTAGCCTTGAGGCCATCCTATCGGGCGACCTGCTTGCCGCGACCCGGCTTATCCGCCGGATCGAGGACGGCGATCCCTCTGCCCGTCCCCTTATGAAGGCTCTTTATCGCAGGGGCGGCTCGGCCCGGATCATTGCGCTCACCGGCGCACCGGGCGTGGGAAAAAGCTCGCTGACCGATCAGTTGATTGCCGCTTTTAGAGCCGAGGGTAAACGTGTGGGTGTTCTGGCCGTCGATCCGACAAGTCCCTTCACCGGTGGTGCAATTTTGGGCGACCGTATTCGCATGGGACGCCATTTCACCGACAAGGGCGTATTCATCCGAAGTATGGCCACTCGTGGACATCTGGGCGGCCTTGCCAAGGCGAGCGGCGAGGCGGTACAGGTCCTCGACGCCATGGGGTGGGAGGTCATCCTTTTAGAGACAGTCGGTGTCGGGCAAGCCGAGGTCGAGGTGGTCCACCTTGCCGATACGGTTATTCTTGTAATGGAACCCGGCGGGGGAGACGATGTTCAGGCGGCAAAGGCTGGCATCATGGAGATCGCCCACATATTTTCCGTCAACAAGGCCCGGCGTGAGGGGGCGGACAGGACGGTTCGTCTGATCGAGGAGATGTTGAATCATCGCCACGAAGCGGGCACCGATGGCGGTGCTGAAGGAAGCGCTTGGTGGCCTCCAATAGTCAGGACCGAGGCGCTCGAGGGGGAGGGGATTCCCGAATTGGTGGCGGCAAT contains:
- the hemB gene encoding porphobilinogen synthase — protein: MADSNSLLAGVREEVSRRTRRTRETATLRRMVRETHFTVDNLIYPMFVVEGNGVKLEISSMPGQYQFSVDELVKECAEVVALKIPGVILFGIPDKKDDVASEAYHSNGVVQEAVRALKSAYPELCVITDVCLCEYMDHGHCGIVEGDKILNDPSLELLERTAVSHAEAGADMIAPSDMMDGRIGAIRGALDQAGFQQIPIMAYSAKFASCFYGPFRLAAESAPSFGDRSSYQMDPANAREAMREVDFDLEEGADIVMVKPALTYLDLIARTRDRVNVPVAAYNTSGEFAMVVGASQQGWIDAERAFMEVLTSIRRAGADLILTYFAKDAARRLAGDAKTPLSWM
- a CDS encoding acetyl-CoA C-acetyltransferase gives rise to the protein MPDQEIVILGGARTPFGTFLGTLKDLTATELGTIAAKAAMERSGVEPGMIDHTIVGNVIQSASDGVYIGRHVALAAGVPQDKPGYCVNRMCASGFQAVLSGAKEILTGDADFVLAVGAENMSLTPHIIRNSRTGIGLFQNTMEDALQNALSDKQANIAMGITAENLAEKYDLHREVVDEFAALSQARATEAWDSGRLAEECVPVEVKQRKKVISFERDEHIRSDSTAEKLSGLRPVFKEGGVVTAGNSSGINDGAAAMVVSSREAADKHGLKPIGRLVSWGVSGCDPKIMGIGPAESSRIALKKAGLELDDMDLIEINEAFSAQYLAVEKELGLDREKTNVNGGAIALGHPVGASGARLTLTTLLELKRRGGKYGLAGACIGGGMGLSLIVEAL
- the hemC gene encoding hydroxymethylbilane synthase, which produces MIEKLRLGTRGSALALAQSRQMAARIKNENPGLEVEEIIIRTRGDEILDAALHEVGGKGLFVTEIEEQLLDGRIDLAVHSLKDLPGDLPAGLKLGAVPEREEPWDVLVSRGGESIRGLPPGSRVGTSSLRRQAQLKRYRNDLDVVDLRGNVDTRLRKVSEGEVAGAILAAAGLNRLGHGERVTERLAPELMLPAVGQGALGLEVREGDSGTMAALAGLDHEPTRQAVAAERSVMAYLEGGCQVPLAAFAEFRGDVLHLRGIVASLDGQRVIQAEQECAPEEGIVAGEMLARQLLELGGGKILQEIRNV
- a CDS encoding HemD protein; its protein translation is MYETGVVYLAGTGIGDPSMLTVRCLEVLERAEVIIFESSLSDDIQELFPVGCERISLEPGDGSASSVLVDRAEEGKSVVRLYWGDPYNWGGSVDEAKALTREGIPFEVVPGMMPPLAAATFAGIPLKANSEAGGITVLRYPLLDGVRLRDSACCQLASEGGTLVFMTNSDSIVGLRSELIAGGVSASVPVAIVEGGGAPSQRVIESVLGSVPDASEVGIPAAPCVVIVGEVARLRWELNWFEGRPLHGRRILITRPREQADRFARVLDELGVDSIVAPTIRIMPPDDWGPLDAAISELDSYDWVIFTSANGVRFFAERLLSSGLDSRSFAKGVKILAIGPATAHALEDVLRLKADGVPETYVAEGILEMMSNEALSGKRVLIPRALEAREILPDTLSERGAVVNVPPAYQTLLADVSDVERIREAIASGRIEMVTFTSSSTVRNFAEMLGEDFIEASMGRVLIASIGPVTSETAREVGLEPHVEAEVSTIPGLARAIVDFYRFNPSVDWSNPAPWVGIH
- the meaB gene encoding methylmalonyl Co-A mutase-associated GTPase MeaB encodes the protein MPKTPSTESSLEAILSGDLLAATRLIRRIEDGDPSARPLMKALYRRGGSARIIALTGAPGVGKSSLTDQLIAAFRAEGKRVGVLAVDPTSPFTGGAILGDRIRMGRHFTDKGVFIRSMATRGHLGGLAKASGEAVQVLDAMGWEVILLETVGVGQAEVEVVHLADTVILVMEPGGGDDVQAAKAGIMEIAHIFSVNKARREGADRTVRLIEEMLNHRHEAGTDGGAEGSAWWPPIVRTEALEGEGIPELVAAISSWHAFLEAHPGASKTLGLARARQLLTDELKSLAAERHLGAREGEPEFEKLLSDIAGRREDPYTAAERFLDLV